A single window of Nasonia vitripennis strain AsymCx chromosome 4, Nvit_psr_1.1, whole genome shotgun sequence DNA harbors:
- the LOC100680418 gene encoding uncharacterized protein LOC100680418 isoform X2 produces MSYNKAVSHFGINGVNAKAVYNTNLNTRSELAKYFSSFKCTFDDGENVINSNENIVIQNDECALTSSQEDLMSLIDDFTAQYESLAYNRYTNAGTTPHPTSITDPFAHPVNNGEHLRHSYAFDSFSKDDFTSNQGNFRAQNYGKTLYYNEYINEVGVATSSHSDLTNCNVSNKANHLVRIQNNICAGGYRHPYSNIKANPCNATGLTSNAIVDNGKRILRVLDTSSTCSANFVKNYGRRDKVKLKDRRAVQSNYAIDSFVFNKENLVGETQYNVGGQDVLSPTSYATVASSAIKRKRQDDHLTELTDIYCMMCGEIPWNLNHKSKLRSSSKKCLYCCPKIQKYARNR; encoded by the exons ATGAGTTACAACAAAGCTG TTAGTCATTTTGGAATCAATGGCGTTAATGCCAAAGCTGTCtataatacaaatttaaacACCCGTTCCGAACtagcaaaatatttttcaagctTTAAGTGTACGTTTGATGATGGAGAGAACGTTATAAATTCAAACGAAAATATAG TTATTCAAAATGACGAATGTGCATTGACTTCATCGCAAGAAGATTTGATGTCACTCATAGACGATTTCACAGCTCAATATG agTCACTAGCATACAACAGATATACCAATGCTGGAACGACTCCTCACCCTACCAGTATAACGGATCCTTTTGCACATCCTGTTAATAATGGCGAGCATTTAAGGCATAGTTATGCATTTGATTCTTTCTCGAAAGATGattttacatcaaatcaaGGCAATTTCAGAGCACAAAATTATGGCA AGACCCTTTATTACAATGAATATATTAATGAAGTTGGTGTAGCGACTTCTTCTCATAGCGATCTGACGAATTGTAATGTTTCAAACAAAGCCAATCATCTGGTTAgaattcaaaataatattt GTGCTGGCGGTTATCGCCATCCCTATTCGAATATTAAAGCGAATCCTTGTAATGCTACTGGATTAACTTCCAATGCCATAGTTGACAATGGAAAACGTATCTTGCGCGTTCTAGATACTTCGAGTACTTGTTCTGCaaactttgttaaaaattACGGACGTCGAGATAAAg taaaattaaaagacCGTCGAGCTGTACAAAGTAATTATGCGATCGATAGTTTTGTTTTCAACAAAGAGAATTTAGTTGGGGAAACTCAATATAACGTTG GTGGTCAGGACGTTCTGTCTCCAACTTCGTATGCTACTGTTGCAAGCTCCGCGATAAAACGTAAACGCCAAG ACGATCATCTTACAGAATTAACGGACATCTACTGCATGATGTGCGGCGAAATTCCCTGGAATTTGAATCACAAGAGTAAACTACGTTCATCATCAAAAAAGTGTCTCTACTGTTGCcctaaaattcaaaaatatgcCAGAAATAGATGA
- the LOC100680382 gene encoding zinc finger protein 652 isoform X2 yields the protein MMAVQQRASVPVIEEVLISDSEEDDVIIVDDEDETSKFEETKEFIHTIDYGCSSKNGLYNNGDFEHLPQLRQTEEIYLDEDYEFSDASNHSSNEAISTININSSDKENVPVQDPVRVESNDRSADSDDERFYIAEDCSNMKDVLDHLENNEKMEVEADVANLSNHKAMQVRTDASIFKGGQKIIVSKDLKHDHIDADADKLVIDESMTIGNRAVTDKSKDVKLGPKELMIETSSDDDSEEAQDDQVITISVPQTGSKTRTKRFLRMHCDNCGVTKSVPKLSKPEACICKFCESTLNFQCKTCLRCFETYGAALCHLKRKCASKYFWQCPDCDYAVRDQSKFDMHIQKAHANKTIRCPHCRKIMYDQKLLDEHVKESCAMKAPRYSCNSCDFKERLLTQIKRHLMRSHCVLEGGYRTIGRHRTKSLDNTIQPISESEITNPASATAEPKATEEKPNTERLIKLHCIKCKITFKKTPDIGMKCKHCNGSLVYQCKMCKERSKSLCGIYDHIDNNCEFIICKQCNNRFKTKADAIKHKEACGRVTFKCKMCNYKTRQKTYLQIHIDSKHNNENIITQK from the exons ATGATGGCCGTACAACAGCGAGCATCAGTCCCCGTGATCGAGGAAGTGCTGATATCCGACAGCGAAG AAGACGATGTAATCATAGttgacgacgaggacgagacGAGCAAGTTCGAAGAAACTAAGGAATTCATACACACGATTGACTACGGATGTTCCTCCAAAAACGGTTTGTATAATAATGGGGATTTCGAGCATCTGCCGCAGTTGCGCCAGACCGAGGAAATCTATTTGGACGAAGATTACGAGTTTTCGGATGCCTCAAATCATTCCA GTAACGAAGCAATAAGCACAATCAATATCAATTCCAGTGATAAGGAGAATGTACCTGTGCAAGATCCTGTACGCGTTGAAAGCAATGACCGAAGCGCTGACTCGGACGATGAGCGGTTTTATATTGCGGAAGATTGCAGCAACATGAAAGATGTTTTGGATCATTTag AGAACAATGAGAAGATGGAAGTTGAAGCCGATGTTGCCAACTTATCAAATCATAAAGCGATGCAAGTTAGAACTGATGCTAGTATTTTTAAAGGTGGACAGAAAATAATAGTTTCTAAAGATTTAAAGCACGATCATATAGACGCTGATGCCGATAAACTGGTAATTGATGAAAGTATGACAATTGGAAATCGAGCCGTTACCGATAAATCAAAAGATGTAAAATTAGGACCGAAAGAGTTAATGATCGAAACGAGTTCAG ATGATGACAGCGAAGAGGCTCAAGATGATCAGGTCATAACGATATCGGTGCCACAAACAGGATCGAAAACTC GCACGAAACGGTTTCTACGCATGCACTGTGATAATTGTGGCGTAACGAAATCCGTTCCGAAACTCTCCAAACCCGAAGCCTGCATCTGCAAGTTCTGCGAATCTACTTTAAACTTTCAATGCAAAACATGTCTGCGTTGTTTCGAGACCTATGGCGCAGCACTGTGCCATTTAAAACGTAAGTGTGCGTCGAAGTACTTCTGGCAATGTCCCGATTGCGATTATGCCGTTCGCGACCAGTCCAAATTTGATATGCACATTCAGAAGGCCCATGCGAATAAAACGATACGCTGTCCACACTGCCGTAAGATCATGTACGACCAAAAGTTACTGGATGAACATGTCAAGGAGTCCTGTGCTATGAAGGCACCGAGATACTCTTGCAATAGTTGTGATTTCAAGGAGAGATTGCTCACCCAGATAAAAAGACATCTCATGAGGTCTCATTGTGTGCTGGAAGGAGGGTATAGAACAATCGGTCGCCACAGAACGAAATCTTTAG ATAATACTATCCAACCTATATCAGAATCTGAAATTACCAACCCTGCAAGTGCTACTGCTGAACCTAAAGCTACGGAAGAAAAACCTA ACACCGAGAGGCTGATAAAGCTGCATTGTATAAAGTGCAAGATAACGTTTAAAAAAACTCCAGACATCGGAATGAAGTGTAAGCATTGCAATGGTTCTTTGGTGTATCAATGCAAAATGTGCAAGGAGCGCAGCAAATCGTTATGTGGGATCTACGATCATATAGATAATAATTGCGAATTCATAATTTGTAAACAATGTAATAACCgctttaaaactaaagccgATGCGATAAAACATAAAGAGGCTTGTGGAAGAGTAACTTTTAAGTGTAAAATGTgtaattataaaacaagaCAAAAAACGTACCTCCAAATCCATATAGACTCAAAAcacaataatgaaaatattattactCAAAAATGA
- the LOC100680382 gene encoding zinc finger protein 652 isoform X1, whose translation MVSRIDSTGSHKMMAVQQRASVPVIEEVLISDSEEDDVIIVDDEDETSKFEETKEFIHTIDYGCSSKNGLYNNGDFEHLPQLRQTEEIYLDEDYEFSDASNHSSNEAISTININSSDKENVPVQDPVRVESNDRSADSDDERFYIAEDCSNMKDVLDHLENNEKMEVEADVANLSNHKAMQVRTDASIFKGGQKIIVSKDLKHDHIDADADKLVIDESMTIGNRAVTDKSKDVKLGPKELMIETSSDDDSEEAQDDQVITISVPQTGSKTRTKRFLRMHCDNCGVTKSVPKLSKPEACICKFCESTLNFQCKTCLRCFETYGAALCHLKRKCASKYFWQCPDCDYAVRDQSKFDMHIQKAHANKTIRCPHCRKIMYDQKLLDEHVKESCAMKAPRYSCNSCDFKERLLTQIKRHLMRSHCVLEGGYRTIGRHRTKSLDNTIQPISESEITNPASATAEPKATEEKPNTERLIKLHCIKCKITFKKTPDIGMKCKHCNGSLVYQCKMCKERSKSLCGIYDHIDNNCEFIICKQCNNRFKTKADAIKHKEACGRVTFKCKMCNYKTRQKTYLQIHIDSKHNNENIITQK comes from the exons ATGGTGTCGAGGATAGACAGCACAGGG AGTCACAAAATGATGGCCGTACAACAGCGAGCATCAGTCCCCGTGATCGAGGAAGTGCTGATATCCGACAGCGAAG AAGACGATGTAATCATAGttgacgacgaggacgagacGAGCAAGTTCGAAGAAACTAAGGAATTCATACACACGATTGACTACGGATGTTCCTCCAAAAACGGTTTGTATAATAATGGGGATTTCGAGCATCTGCCGCAGTTGCGCCAGACCGAGGAAATCTATTTGGACGAAGATTACGAGTTTTCGGATGCCTCAAATCATTCCA GTAACGAAGCAATAAGCACAATCAATATCAATTCCAGTGATAAGGAGAATGTACCTGTGCAAGATCCTGTACGCGTTGAAAGCAATGACCGAAGCGCTGACTCGGACGATGAGCGGTTTTATATTGCGGAAGATTGCAGCAACATGAAAGATGTTTTGGATCATTTag AGAACAATGAGAAGATGGAAGTTGAAGCCGATGTTGCCAACTTATCAAATCATAAAGCGATGCAAGTTAGAACTGATGCTAGTATTTTTAAAGGTGGACAGAAAATAATAGTTTCTAAAGATTTAAAGCACGATCATATAGACGCTGATGCCGATAAACTGGTAATTGATGAAAGTATGACAATTGGAAATCGAGCCGTTACCGATAAATCAAAAGATGTAAAATTAGGACCGAAAGAGTTAATGATCGAAACGAGTTCAG ATGATGACAGCGAAGAGGCTCAAGATGATCAGGTCATAACGATATCGGTGCCACAAACAGGATCGAAAACTC GCACGAAACGGTTTCTACGCATGCACTGTGATAATTGTGGCGTAACGAAATCCGTTCCGAAACTCTCCAAACCCGAAGCCTGCATCTGCAAGTTCTGCGAATCTACTTTAAACTTTCAATGCAAAACATGTCTGCGTTGTTTCGAGACCTATGGCGCAGCACTGTGCCATTTAAAACGTAAGTGTGCGTCGAAGTACTTCTGGCAATGTCCCGATTGCGATTATGCCGTTCGCGACCAGTCCAAATTTGATATGCACATTCAGAAGGCCCATGCGAATAAAACGATACGCTGTCCACACTGCCGTAAGATCATGTACGACCAAAAGTTACTGGATGAACATGTCAAGGAGTCCTGTGCTATGAAGGCACCGAGATACTCTTGCAATAGTTGTGATTTCAAGGAGAGATTGCTCACCCAGATAAAAAGACATCTCATGAGGTCTCATTGTGTGCTGGAAGGAGGGTATAGAACAATCGGTCGCCACAGAACGAAATCTTTAG ATAATACTATCCAACCTATATCAGAATCTGAAATTACCAACCCTGCAAGTGCTACTGCTGAACCTAAAGCTACGGAAGAAAAACCTA ACACCGAGAGGCTGATAAAGCTGCATTGTATAAAGTGCAAGATAACGTTTAAAAAAACTCCAGACATCGGAATGAAGTGTAAGCATTGCAATGGTTCTTTGGTGTATCAATGCAAAATGTGCAAGGAGCGCAGCAAATCGTTATGTGGGATCTACGATCATATAGATAATAATTGCGAATTCATAATTTGTAAACAATGTAATAACCgctttaaaactaaagccgATGCGATAAAACATAAAGAGGCTTGTGGAAGAGTAACTTTTAAGTGTAAAATGTgtaattataaaacaagaCAAAAAACGTACCTCCAAATCCATATAGACTCAAAAcacaataatgaaaatattattactCAAAAATGA
- the LOC100680418 gene encoding uncharacterized protein LOC100680418 isoform X3: protein MSYNKAVSHFGINGVNAKAVYNTNLNTRSELAKYFSSFKCTFDDGENVINSNENIVIQNDECALTSSQEDLMSLIDDFTAQYESLAYNRYTNAGTTPHPTSITDPFAHPVNNGEHLRHSYAFDSFSKDDFTSNQGNFRAQNYGKTLYYNEYINEVGVATSSHSDLTNCNVSNKANHLVRIQNNILKLKDRRAVQSNYAIDSFVFNKENLVGETQYNVGGQDVLSPTSYATVASSAIKRKRQGDDDHLTELTDIYCMMCGEIPWNLNHKSKLRSSSKKCLYCCPKIQKYARNR, encoded by the exons ATGAGTTACAACAAAGCTG TTAGTCATTTTGGAATCAATGGCGTTAATGCCAAAGCTGTCtataatacaaatttaaacACCCGTTCCGAACtagcaaaatatttttcaagctTTAAGTGTACGTTTGATGATGGAGAGAACGTTATAAATTCAAACGAAAATATAG TTATTCAAAATGACGAATGTGCATTGACTTCATCGCAAGAAGATTTGATGTCACTCATAGACGATTTCACAGCTCAATATG agTCACTAGCATACAACAGATATACCAATGCTGGAACGACTCCTCACCCTACCAGTATAACGGATCCTTTTGCACATCCTGTTAATAATGGCGAGCATTTAAGGCATAGTTATGCATTTGATTCTTTCTCGAAAGATGattttacatcaaatcaaGGCAATTTCAGAGCACAAAATTATGGCA AGACCCTTTATTACAATGAATATATTAATGAAGTTGGTGTAGCGACTTCTTCTCATAGCGATCTGACGAATTGTAATGTTTCAAACAAAGCCAATCATCTGGTTAgaattcaaaataatattt taaaattaaaagacCGTCGAGCTGTACAAAGTAATTATGCGATCGATAGTTTTGTTTTCAACAAAGAGAATTTAGTTGGGGAAACTCAATATAACGTTG GTGGTCAGGACGTTCTGTCTCCAACTTCGTATGCTACTGTTGCAAGCTCCGCGATAAAACGTAAACGCCAAGGTGATG ACGATCATCTTACAGAATTAACGGACATCTACTGCATGATGTGCGGCGAAATTCCCTGGAATTTGAATCACAAGAGTAAACTACGTTCATCATCAAAAAAGTGTCTCTACTGTTGCcctaaaattcaaaaatatgcCAGAAATAGATGA
- the LOC100680418 gene encoding uncharacterized protein LOC100680418 isoform X1 — protein sequence MSYNKAVSHFGINGVNAKAVYNTNLNTRSELAKYFSSFKCTFDDGENVINSNENIVIQNDECALTSSQEDLMSLIDDFTAQYESLAYNRYTNAGTTPHPTSITDPFAHPVNNGEHLRHSYAFDSFSKDDFTSNQGNFRAQNYGKTLYYNEYINEVGVATSSHSDLTNCNVSNKANHLVRIQNNICAGGYRHPYSNIKANPCNATGLTSNAIVDNGKRILRVLDTSSTCSANFVKNYGRRDKVKLKDRRAVQSNYAIDSFVFNKENLVGETQYNVGGQDVLSPTSYATVASSAIKRKRQGDDDHLTELTDIYCMMCGEIPWNLNHKSKLRSSSKKCLYCCPKIQKYARNR from the exons ATGAGTTACAACAAAGCTG TTAGTCATTTTGGAATCAATGGCGTTAATGCCAAAGCTGTCtataatacaaatttaaacACCCGTTCCGAACtagcaaaatatttttcaagctTTAAGTGTACGTTTGATGATGGAGAGAACGTTATAAATTCAAACGAAAATATAG TTATTCAAAATGACGAATGTGCATTGACTTCATCGCAAGAAGATTTGATGTCACTCATAGACGATTTCACAGCTCAATATG agTCACTAGCATACAACAGATATACCAATGCTGGAACGACTCCTCACCCTACCAGTATAACGGATCCTTTTGCACATCCTGTTAATAATGGCGAGCATTTAAGGCATAGTTATGCATTTGATTCTTTCTCGAAAGATGattttacatcaaatcaaGGCAATTTCAGAGCACAAAATTATGGCA AGACCCTTTATTACAATGAATATATTAATGAAGTTGGTGTAGCGACTTCTTCTCATAGCGATCTGACGAATTGTAATGTTTCAAACAAAGCCAATCATCTGGTTAgaattcaaaataatattt GTGCTGGCGGTTATCGCCATCCCTATTCGAATATTAAAGCGAATCCTTGTAATGCTACTGGATTAACTTCCAATGCCATAGTTGACAATGGAAAACGTATCTTGCGCGTTCTAGATACTTCGAGTACTTGTTCTGCaaactttgttaaaaattACGGACGTCGAGATAAAg taaaattaaaagacCGTCGAGCTGTACAAAGTAATTATGCGATCGATAGTTTTGTTTTCAACAAAGAGAATTTAGTTGGGGAAACTCAATATAACGTTG GTGGTCAGGACGTTCTGTCTCCAACTTCGTATGCTACTGTTGCAAGCTCCGCGATAAAACGTAAACGCCAAGGTGATG ACGATCATCTTACAGAATTAACGGACATCTACTGCATGATGTGCGGCGAAATTCCCTGGAATTTGAATCACAAGAGTAAACTACGTTCATCATCAAAAAAGTGTCTCTACTGTTGCcctaaaattcaaaaatatgcCAGAAATAGATGA